Part of the Sulfurimonas denitrificans DSM 1251 genome is shown below.
GAGAAAATAGAAGATTTTTATGTCTCAAATCCTGATACTGGAGGATGCAGAGAGATTGTTCCTTTTGAGCTTACATGGCTAAATGATATTTTTGGCGATGGCAAACCTTTAGCCTGTGTCAGAAGAAAATTAACTGATATGCAAGCTAATATAGATGATATTTATCACTCTATTTTAGAGTATCCAAATAACGTGATTGGAAATCTAACAGTAGAAGTAATATCTAGACCAAAAGCAACCAGAGAGATTAGAATATTGGGCTCAGAGGGCGAAATTGCTTATAGTGCAGACAGCAATGAGTTACGATATATAAATACAAAAATGTCTGATTGGGATAGAATAAACTTTGACACAGGTACTGTTGAGAGCGGGTATATCAATCCAGAAGAGCCATATATAAATGAAGTAAAAGCATATATAGATGCAATTATTGATGTGAAAAATGCTAAGCCATCATCATATCCAAACACACTAGAAGATGATTATAAGATACTACAAACACTTTACAAATTAGAAGAAATAAGCGAGGGAAGAGATGACTTATCAAGATAGATTATTAAAAGTAATTCCAGGGGGAGCGCACACATACAGCAGAGGGTATGATCAATATCCACTAAATGCACCACAAATTCTAAAAAGAGGAAAAGGTGCTTATATTTATGATGAAGCAGAGAATGAATTTTTAGATTATGGAATGGCTCTTCGTGCTGTAAATCTAGGTTATGCAAATGATGAAGTAAATCAAGCAGCAATTAAACAGATTGAGTATGGTAATAATCTTACAAAACCAAGTTTGATTGAGCTTGAAGCAGCTGAACTTTTAGTAGATATGATAGATAGCGTTGATATGGTAAAGTTTACCAAAAATGGCTCAACCGCAACAACGGCAGCAGTTAAATTAAGTCGTGCATATACTGGTAGAACTTTAATAGCTAGATGTGTGGAACAACCTTTTTTTAGTTACGATGACTGGTTTATTGGCTCAACTCCAATAACTAAAGGGATAACAAAAAACGATATAGAAAATACAAAACTATTTAATTATAACAATATAGAGAGTTTAGAAAAATTGTTTAGTGAGTTTCCAAATGAGATTGCTTGTGTGATGCTCGAACCTTCTTCAACTGAACATCCAAAAGATAATTTTCTACATAAAGTAAAAGAACTTTGTCATAAAAATGGGGCAGTTTTTATACTTGATGAGATGATTACTGGGTTTAGATGGCATCTAAAAGGGGCTCAACACTACTATGATGTTAAAGCAGACCTTTGTACTTTTGGAAAAGCTATGGCAAATGGTTTTTCAGTTGCTGCAATTGCTGGAAAAAGAGAGATTATGCAGTTAGGTTCTATTGAATTTATAGGACAAGAGAGGCTGTTTTTACTCTCAACAACGCATGGAGCTGAGATGAGCGGGCTTGGCGCATTTGTAGAAACAATGAAGTTTATGAAAGAACAGCGTGTAGTTGAGCACATGTGGAATTATGGAGAAAAACTAATAGCGCTTATGAATGAGAGTGCTAAAAAATATGGGATAGAGAAAAACTTTATAGCAGGTGGCATAGAGTGTAGTCCTTACTATTTGACATTTGATAAAGATGGTGCAAACTCTTTAGGACTTAGAACACTGTTTTCTCAAGAGATGATAAAAAATGGTGTTTTAATGCCATGGATAGCACTCTCTTATGCTCATGGCGATAAAGAGCTAGAGATAACAAAAAATGCATTAGAGAAAACATTTGAAGTGTATAGAAAAGCGGTTGATGATGGATATGAAAAATATTTAGTTGGGGAAGCAATCAAGCCAGTATTTAGAAAGTTTAATTAATGAAAATAGCTTTGATTTCCTTAAACCAGATTTGGGAAGATAAAGATAAAAATTTAATTTTATGTGAAAAAAATATACAAAAAGCTGTAGAAGGCAAGGCTGATTTGATTATTTTTCCAGAGATGACATTGACAGGATTTTCTAACAATATACCTTTTATAGTAGAAAATATTGAAGATAGTAAAACAATAAAAGAGTTTTCATCTTTGGCTAAAAAATACAATACTGCATTGGTTTTTGGAGTTGCAATAAAAGATGGAGATAAAGCATTAAACAAGGCTGTCTTTATTGATAAAAATGGTAGCGTTTTGGGGAAGTACTCAAAAATTCATCCATTTACTTTTGCAGGAGAAGATAAATATTTTAATGCTGGAAACAGTCTTGAAATTGTAAATTTTGAAAATTTTAAGATAGGGTTAACAATCTGTTATGACTTAAGATTTCCTGAACTTTATAGCTCATTAGCTAAAAGTTGTGATTTGGTTATCAATATCGCGAATTGGCCTTTTAAAAGAGTAGCGCATTGGAATACGCTGCTTAAAGCAAGAGCAATAGAAAATCAAATCTTTATAGCAGGAATAAATAGAGTGGGAGTTGATGGAAATAATTTGGAGTATTGTGAGAGCAGTAATATGTTTAATGCAAATGGAGAACAGGTATATTTTGAACAAATTGATGAGATGAAACTTTATGAAATAGAGAAAGATTGGACTAAAGAATTTAAAAGTAAATTTAATACAACAAATGATAGAAAAGTAGAATTTTATAAGGAAATATTGTAATGCTGAATGAAAATATAGTAGTTATCACAGGTGGAGCTGGACTTATAGGAAAAGAATTTGTTAAAGCTGTCGTTGAAAATAATGGTATCGCAATTATTGCAGATATAAATAAAGAGATAGGTCTTGAAGCAAAAGAGAGTTTATCAAAAGAGTTAAATACTACAAAAATAGATTTTGTAAAACTTGATATTACTTCAAAAGAGTCTTTAAGTGAATGTATAGAGTACCTAAACGAAAAATATGGAAAAATTGATGCACTTGTAAATAATGCTTATCCAAGAAATAAAAATTATGGAAGACATTTTTTTGATGTAGAATATGATGATTTTATAGAAAATTTAGGATTAAATCTTGGTGGGTATTTTACAACTTCACAACAGTTTGCAAAATACTTCAAGAAGCAAGGTTATGGAAATATAATAAATATAAGCTCAATATATGGAGTTATGGCTCCTAAATTTGAGGTATATTCAAACACTTCTATGACAATGCCTGTAGAGTATGCAGCAATTAAGGCAGGGCTTATCCATCTTACAAAATATATGTCAAAATATTTTAAAGGTATGAATATAAAAGTAAATGCCCTAAGCCCTGGAGGTATTCTTGACAATCAGCCACAAGAGTTTTTGGATAAATATAAACAAGAGTGTTCCAACAAAGGAATGCTTGACAAGAGTGATTTAAAAGGTACGTTAATCTATCTGCTTAGTGATATGAGCAAGTATGTAAATGGGCAAAATATAATAGTTGATGATGGGTTTAGTTTATGATTTATATGTACAGATTCATTTATATAATACTAAAAATATAATTTATATAGGAAAAATATATGAAAAATTTATTTGTTGCAAGATCACCATTACAAGTTATAAATGCGATTGAAGCCGTTAAGCACTTTAAATTGACAAACAATACTCTTGTGCTTATTTATAATCGATCAACTGCAAATACAAAACAGATGCGATTTTTATTAAGCTTACTTGAGTGGGAAGAGGTTATTCATATAGAAGATGGTTATGGATCAAAGATATTAAAATATGTAAATTTGATAAAAAAACTTAGAAAAGAGAGATTTAATTACATTTTTGTCGGAGAGCTTGGCGTATCTTATAAGATGATAATCGCAAATATAAAAAAAGAGAAAGTTTTTCTTATGGATGATGGAACAGCTACTATTGTTTATTATAATACTTTTATAAAGCAAGATAGATACAATAAATATAATTTTAAAGAGTTGCGATTTTTACTGTTTGGTTTAAAGATAAAAATTAGAGACAAAATAAATTTATTTACTTATTTTGATTTAGCGCCAGTTCATGGCAATGAAGTAATAAAAAACAATTTAGCATATTTTAAACGAAAATATTTAAGTAATGCTATAAAAGAGAATGATATAGTTTATTTTATAGGACAACCTGCTGATATATTTATGGACATTGATGTTTATAAAAAAGACATAGAGGCATTGATAAAAAAATTTAATAAAAAAATAGTCTATATTCCTCATCGTTTAGAGGTTTACAAACAACAAGAGGCTATTAACTCTATTGAAAGTGACCTTTTTGAAGTTAAAAAACTAGACGTAC
Proteins encoded:
- a CDS encoding Gfo/Idh/MocA family protein codes for the protein MRFLVIGLGSMGKRRVRNLIALGHKDSVAGFDLREDRRDEAKKYEIELYDSFDRAMEEFKPDAFLISTPPNLHMHYAYIAQENGIHSFIEASVVDAQKILELSKILKDKKLVMAPSCTMRYYPMPMKIKELVLGGVIGKVLNYNYHTGQYLPDWHPWEKIEDFYVSNPDTGGCREIVPFELTWLNDIFGDGKPLACVRRKLTDMQANIDDIYHSILEYPNNVIGNLTVEVISRPKATREIRILGSEGEIAYSADSNELRYINTKMSDWDRINFDTGTVESGYINPEEPYINEVKAYIDAIIDVKNAKPSSYPNTLEDDYKILQTLYKLEEISEGRDDLSR
- a CDS encoding glutamate-1-semialdehyde 2,1-aminomutase; the encoded protein is MTYQDRLLKVIPGGAHTYSRGYDQYPLNAPQILKRGKGAYIYDEAENEFLDYGMALRAVNLGYANDEVNQAAIKQIEYGNNLTKPSLIELEAAELLVDMIDSVDMVKFTKNGSTATTAAVKLSRAYTGRTLIARCVEQPFFSYDDWFIGSTPITKGITKNDIENTKLFNYNNIESLEKLFSEFPNEIACVMLEPSSTEHPKDNFLHKVKELCHKNGAVFILDEMITGFRWHLKGAQHYYDVKADLCTFGKAMANGFSVAAIAGKREIMQLGSIEFIGQERLFLLSTTHGAEMSGLGAFVETMKFMKEQRVVEHMWNYGEKLIALMNESAKKYGIEKNFIAGGIECSPYYLTFDKDGANSLGLRTLFSQEMIKNGVLMPWIALSYAHGDKELEITKNALEKTFEVYRKAVDDGYEKYLVGEAIKPVFRKFN
- a CDS encoding carbon-nitrogen family hydrolase, translating into MKIALISLNQIWEDKDKNLILCEKNIQKAVEGKADLIIFPEMTLTGFSNNIPFIVENIEDSKTIKEFSSLAKKYNTALVFGVAIKDGDKALNKAVFIDKNGSVLGKYSKIHPFTFAGEDKYFNAGNSLEIVNFENFKIGLTICYDLRFPELYSSLAKSCDLVINIANWPFKRVAHWNTLLKARAIENQIFIAGINRVGVDGNNLEYCESSNMFNANGEQVYFEQIDEMKLYEIEKDWTKEFKSKFNTTNDRKVEFYKEIL
- a CDS encoding oxidoreductase; protein product: MLNENIVVITGGAGLIGKEFVKAVVENNGIAIIADINKEIGLEAKESLSKELNTTKIDFVKLDITSKESLSECIEYLNEKYGKIDALVNNAYPRNKNYGRHFFDVEYDDFIENLGLNLGGYFTTSQQFAKYFKKQGYGNIINISSIYGVMAPKFEVYSNTSMTMPVEYAAIKAGLIHLTKYMSKYFKGMNIKVNALSPGGILDNQPQEFLDKYKQECSNKGMLDKSDLKGTLIYLLSDMSKYVNGQNIIVDDGFSL